Within the Bos indicus x Bos taurus breed Angus x Brahman F1 hybrid chromosome 17, Bos_hybrid_MaternalHap_v2.0, whole genome shotgun sequence genome, the region GGGACGCAGCCCGTTTGACAGTAAATCAGCGTGTGAGACGAGCTCTGGAAAACAGAGCAGGTGGCGAGAGGGACAGACGTGTCTGCTGCTGAGACTTTGGCTGCAGTTTTGAATCGGGGGAGGAGTGAGCCCCCCGGGTGACGATGGCAACAGCAGTCACAGCCTCCACTCTCTGCGGTGGTAAATTCACAGCGGCGGCGGGGTTCCCGTTTTCTAGCTGAGGACAGACCCTGGGAGGTGAAAAGGACTTTCCAGAGGTCACCCAGCTGATAAGCGGTAGAGCTGGAACTCAAACCCAGGCCTGTGTGACCCCAGAAGGTGGTCCCCCCCAGCCTTGCCCTCTGCCAGTGGTCACGAGGAGCCACTCTGTCACCTGGCACAGGTCCAGGGAGCCAGCAGATGCTGTCGCCACTGCAGACCTGGTCTCCAGGAGTGGGCGGGCAGTGCCGCCTGTGTTCCCGGCGAGGGAGTGGAGCCTGGTCCTGTGTTCCCGGACGGGGCTGCGCTCACATGGTGCAGAGCGTCCTCGGAGGACGGGGATGAATCACGGCTGCGGAGAGGGCCCGCTTACTCAGCACCCCATGCTGGCATCTGGGCGCCAGGACATGGCTGGCcgtccccacccccgcccctgccctggcctccctCTCAGGACTGCCAAGTGCGGTGGTGCAGGCTGTGCCCTGTGGGGACTCCTGGCACGCTCCGCCTGCCGAGTTGTGTGTCTGTCCAGAGGGCTCTGCAGCCGAAACCCCTCCTAATGTGCGCCGGACACTGGAGCAGGAGGTCGGGAGCCCTGGAGGTTCACACCTGGGCGGTACCCGGCCAAGGTCACCTTGCTGGGGGCCAGCTTCTGCCCAGGGACAGGGCCTCTGCCTCCTGGGGTCAGGCCTGTGAAGGCGGCAGGAAGTGCTGGCCCCTGTAAAGCTGCTCTACTCCCCCAAACGCATTCCGGGGCacgaggcggggggtggggggtgggggccgcACAGCTGCAGGGCAGGCGGGGGTCTTAGGCTGCCATGGGGGCTGCGAACTAGTCTCGTGCCCCCTTGTGCTGGGTGCTGCGGACGGCTCACTTCCCCTCTCCTGGCCTCGCTCTCCTCATCTGTATTATGGAGCAGCTGATCACAGAGGTCACTTGGGCACTGATACCCTGGCTTTTTGGAGGCCAGCaataatgatggtgatgacgGACAGTGTCTCTTGAGGGCCTGCTGTGGGCCAGGCTCTCTgttatgtgtctctgtgtgtgtgtgtgtgtgtgtgtgtctgtctgtctgtctgtctgtctgtgtgcttTTAGAGATCTCCTGGCCTAGCTGCCTACCTCCTGCTTTCCatgtggggagactgaggcctggagagggcACGGGACAGAGCCACAGCCTGGCAGAGCCGGGATGGGATGGACAGCTGAGCACTTCCCTGCCCAATGAGGGGTGGCTCCGGTGGGCAGCGGGGAGGAGGCATGGGTGGGTGTTGCTGCTGCGGCAGCCCTCAGCTGAGACTGGTGTGTCCCTTGAGGTTTGTGTATGTGAGAGACGGGAAAACACAGACACACGCAGCCCAGCCCAAAGCGCTCATCATTTGAACTGGTGTCACTGGGTAGGTTGAGGGAGGGGTGTGTAATCTTCATTTCCTGGTGGGTTGGTGGATGGCTTTCCCAGCAGACTTGAGCTCCGGGCGTGACGAGACTTGCTATTCTTCCTGGAGGTGTGATCTGGAGCACCCcagcccctctctgagcctcagtttcctcctttgtaaatgGGATCATGATACATACCTCCTGAGACTTGAAGGGGCCATGTGGTCCTGGGGGTGTTGTGAGTAAACAGCAGAGGAAAGCTGTCATCGGTGTGATCTGTTGGGAGGAGACTCTCTTAGCCGTGGGGAGTGTGGGCTCCAGAGCCATCCCCGCTGTGTTCTCAGCCAGGCCTGGCCGCTCTCCAGCAGCGTGATCTTGGCTCAGTCATTTCCCTTCTGGGAGTCTCAGAGCCCTCATCTGAAACCTCACCGGTTGTCCTGAGGATTCAGAGAGAAGACGCCTTCTAGAGCTTTGAGCCCAGTGCTGGCCTGTGGTAGGTGCTCGGTGGAACCACATACTACATGACATTTATCGTGCGCTCGAGCAATGCCAGACATGGTTAGCGTCATTTACGTTGCTAAGTCGCaactgactcttttgcgaccccatggactatagcccaccaggctcttttgtccatggcattctccaggcaagaataatggagtgggtagccatttccttctccagggtatcttcccaaccgaCGGGTCgagcccccatctcctgcattggcaggcgggttctttaccactgagcccaccagggaagccctctattgcTATTTCTCTTTTACTAATAATTCATTTGGATAAGCAAACTTCTGTGTGCTGCTCTCTAAGCAATTAGCCAGCCAGTCAGACCCATTGCCCCGTATTCCTAGCTTGAATGTAGAGGCCTGGAGGGGTCTGGTGTCACACAGCTGGCTTCCCAGTGCCCTGGGGGGTTTTGCTCAGGGGAGTCTGCCAAGTGCCCCGTTCCATCACAGCCTCCCGAGGGACGCCCCTCCCCTGGCCCTTCTCCCTGCCCGTTCCTCTCCTCTGAGCTGCTTCAGGCCTCGTGAACGGCTTGGTTAAGCACTCGGCCGTTAAACGTTCATCTCTTACAATTTCAATCCAATTCCTATAAGTTTATTGGCAAGACGGGGTGTATTAGAGCTGCCAAATTTAATATATCAAGTCCATGTGTCTGGGATGTGGTTTCTCAGCAGTAATAGGAGAAGAGAGGTTTTATACGTTTTCATTTTGAGTGACTGTCTGCTCCTGATCCCATTACTGCCCTTGACTTAATGGCTGCTGTCTGCCACAGGAgcggccttctccagggggttcgTTTGTCTCTGTGTCCCTCCCCATTATCAGGAGGGATACATCCCAAGATGTATCTATCCCCCTCTGGCTGTCCTGTGGATCGGCTCTCAGCTTTAACTGTATTCTCCGGGCCCCAGGAGGCGGGGGTTTCTGCTGCTGGCCTGGGCTGTTACCTGGTGACCCTTGGGGAAGTCACTTTCCCTCTCCTGCTCTGGGAAAGGAGGGGTCAGACTGTAGGACCTGAAAGGTGTGGGAAGATTCTGGGCTCAGCCCTTTGCCGATCCCACTTGATGGCCCCAAGTGGACCCGTCTGTCCTCTCGTCTTGTGACACCAAATGGGGACCCAAGGGCTGGCCATGAGCCACAGAGTTGCCACCTGCCTCTGGCTGCAGTGGTTACCACCAGTGAGGGGTCTTATGGGTCTGAAGACCCTGAACTGTTTCGTTTTCCTCCGTGatcaccacctgagccatcagtgCCTGCGTGTCCGCCCGAGCCCTCTGGCTTCTCTAAGCCTTGAGCTGACTGTGGAAGGGCGGACACCGGCGGCGGGATCGTCGGGCACCAGGGGTTGCCTTCCACGTACCagagtgtgaccttgggcaagttacttcctCTGTCTGAACCTGTTGTTCCCATAAGGAAAATGGGAattaattcatttgttcaacacACATTTGGTAGCCTTCTCTGTACTGTGCACCACTTTGGGGGCTGCAgcaacacacaaaacaaaaatatcccaGCCCGCAGGCATGTATATTCCTCTTGAAGAAACAATATAATAAACATAACAAATAACATTACTTCAAAGGTGGTAAAGTGGAGCAGGGAATGGGAAAAGCCAAGCGGAGGTTCTGCCATTTTCAATGAAGTAGTCCGGGAGATTACTGAGACGGTAGTGTTTGAGCAAAGATGGAAGGAGCACAGCTCTGAGAGGGGAGATGAGAGGTGTGGGGGGCCCTGCGGGGGGCCGTCAGTGGCGGGCAGGCGGCCTTCTCCAGCCTGGCTGCAGGTGAGAACCCCCGGGAGCATTGAAACAGGCTGATGCCCTCGGCCTCACCCACAGTGGCTCTGCTCTCACCGGCCTGGGGTAGAAGCTGGGCATCAGCATTGTTaaaagagggactttcctggcggcccagcggttaagactccacacttccagcgCAGGGGgtacagtttccatccctggttggggaactaagatcccacatgctatgtggcagggccaaagaaataacaaaattgaaaaaatgaaataaaattgaggGGGGTAAAAAAATAGGATTGTCAAACAGTCCCTCCGGAATGTGGCATCGCAGGCAGGCTCTGAGTATCTGCCCGTGTGGTTCCTCCCAGGCTGTCTGGAAGCCTTCCTCCCCTGGCACAGGCCAGGCCCCCGGGGTGCCCCTCTGCACTCCAGGTGGGTTGGTGGTGTGCCCTCCACGCTCTGACCACCCAGCGCCCTGACCTGCAGGCAGTGGCAGCTCCCAGCGCGGGTCACCATGGGGAAGCGTTACTTCTGCGACTACTGCGACCGGTCCTTCCAGGACAACCTCCACAACCGCAAGAAGCACCTGAACGGGCTGCAGCACCTCAAGGCCAAGAAGCTCTGGTATGACATGTTCCGAGGTGAGTATTGCAGGCCGGGCGGCCCGGCGGGGGAACCCTGGTCTCCAATCGCTCTGATCGTCCATGGAGAAGCGCTGTGGGCCAGCGACCATCCTGGCCTGGGCTCTCTgaagagccagagagagaggcCCGGGCCGCTGGCCCCTGAGGCAGACGGGCCCTCGGAGGGGCATGTGGCAGGCGCGCTCCTCTCCCCACAGTCCTGACTGGAGGCTCCGTTCTCAGACCCCTTGCTAGGCTCTGGGGGACACCAGGGACAGGGAGAGGGCCTCTCTGAGGAGCTGGTGTTCCAGCCCACAGCTTAGGGACAAGCCCGTGCTCCATCCTGAGCAGGTGTTCTTGTCGCAGGAGAGAGGGCGAGGAGGAGGGGCTGAAGCTGGCCACGGGGCTGGGGAGCATTTGGCGCGTGCCTGGCTGCCCAAGAGGCTCTGAAGACCGAAAGGTGAATAAAACAGGGCCCCTCTGCTCCATGACCTTGCGCCCTGTTATGACAGCGTGGTCAGGGCGGAACCCCGTCCTGTCCAGGCCTCCGTGCCCTGCTAACCTTTCCCTCCaagctccagccacactggccacGGCCAGTACTGTCCCCTCTGCTGCCAGGCCTTTCCTGCTGTCCTGCCGTCCCCCAGAGAGTCCTCCGGGATGCCCTCTCTGACCCCTGGGCCAGGACAGGTCATCTGGCCGCGTGCTAGCTGTTTACCTCGCTCATAACCGCATGGATTAGTGTGACTGTCGGAGTGGAAGGAAGGACCAGGTCTGACTTGTCCTCTGCTAAATCCTCATCCTGGCACAGCGCCTGGCGCCCAGGACGTGCTCGGGAAATGTTTGCCGGGCAAATGTCTCAATGAACGAGCAAACAGACCCAGGGCAGCGGGGCAGCTGTTCATCTGGAGAGCTGAAGCGAGAAGGACCAATGCGGTCAGACCGCAAGGAGCCTTGAATGCCGAGcagaggggcggggcctgggctgggggttCTCAACCCTGGGTGCACTTCAGCATCACCGAGGAGCATTTCAACAGTTCTCAAGCCCTCCCCTCagatgaaataaaacagaagctgGGAAAGACAGGCTGGGGCTCAGTAGACTTGAAAAGCTGCCTGGAGCTTCTGCCGTGTGGCTGGAGTTGGAGCCAGCAGCCAGATGCTGGACAGCCTGGAGCCCTTCCTCATAGGGTTGTCTTGACAACCTTGTCAAGACTCAGACTCAGCCCCTCTTCCAGTTTCGCTGTCCTGCCTGGGAGATGGGTGGCAGCGGAGGCTCTGAGCAGTGTCCAGATGCCTTCCACGGGCCCACCTCCCCAGGGGAAGCCTCTGGCACCAGCGGGGTGGGCTGAATAACAGGCCTAGTACTGACAGATGGACCTCGCCCCACGCTGCCAGCCCCACCCACGCTCCGGCAGGCAGGCGGGAGTGAGTCCTCTGGTAACTAACTGCAGACCTCAgcagcccagccccgcccccggccaCCAGCTGGCCCACCTGAGGAGGTGAGGAGCCCCCATCAGAGTCAGCTACTCACTGCtggtgctcagctgctcagttgtgtccaactctttgcgaccctatggactgtagccctccaggctcctctgtccaagggatttcccagacaagaactagagtggattgccatttcctcctccaggggatcttcctgacccaggaactgaacccgcaccttctgtgtctcctgcattgcaggcaggttctttacctgctgatccatcagggaagcccaacaccaGGGAATCAGCAGCCACACGGGAAAGGGCAGGGGCTTGAGACTCACAGCTAGGGGTCAAACTTGGCACTGCCAGTTCCTGTCTGTGCCCCTTTTCCTTGCGTGAACCTCAGtattcccatctgcaaaatgggcctATTTGCATATATGATGGGTTTATGGGGAGGTCATGGAGTAAGAACTGCTCCTGTTGTTTGAGCTTCCACTTCTGGCTGCATGTTGGCATTACCGGGGACACTGGTGCTGAGGCTGCTCCCAGCTGCACTTTCCTGGCAAAATTCTAATGTGTGACGTCCTCTGCCAAGCGCTGTCCATCCATTAACTTActaaatgttcacagcagccctGCCAGGTGAGCGTTCTCCTCCCATTTGACACGTGGGGAACCCAAGACTTGGAGAGATTAAGCAGTTTGCCTGGGGTCCTGTGAACCTAGGCCCCGAAGCCCCTGGTCTTTCCTTTACCCCAGTGGCCTCTGGAAAAGGTGGTGGACAGACAGGGAAAGTGCACAGCCCAGGCctggccacgccctcctccagggcaacgTGAGGGCTCTGAGTCAGGGCACTGTCCTCGTGCGGCTCACTCACTCACAGATTTTGACCAACTGATTCCTTGCCCACCAAGGAGCACACAAGGTTTAAACTCCAAACCGAATTTAAATTCTAACATGTAAGATTTAATATTCAAtatgggattccctgatggctcgatGGTAAGGCAtcggtctgcaatgcaggagacccaggttcgatccctgggttggagagatcccctggagaagggaatgggagagAGTCTCAGGAAGTTGCAGTGACAGTATGCAGAAGTCTtctgattgaacctgggtctcctgcactgcgggcgaattctttacggtctgagccaccagggaagccagggaaacccacttccctggtgactcggtcagtaaagaatccgcctgcagtgcaagagacacaggagatgcgggtctgatgcctgggtcaggaagatcctctggagaaggaaatggccaccgactccagtattcttgcctggaaaatcccatggacagaggagcctggcagactacagtccatagggtcgcaaaagagtcagacatagcttaacaactaaaccatctgatgctatgctatgctatgctaagtcgcttcagtcgtgtccgactctgtgtgaccccatagacggcagccaccaggctcccccgtccctgagattctccaggcaagaacactagagtgggttgccatttccttctacaatgcatgaaagtgaaaagtgaaagcgaagtcgctcagtcatgtcctagcgaccccatggactgcagcccaccaggctcctccatccatgggactctccaggcaagagtactggagtggggtgccattgccttctccgaaaccatCTGATAACAGGACTTAAAAAAAACTCCCCAGGTGATCCACCGTGCATGGTTGAGAGACCTGACCTCACACCTGTCCTGGCtttggggtgggtggggctgAGGTCTCCTGGGGCTCGGCTCCCTCTCCCCACGTCTCTGCCCGTGGTCGTCCCCTCTTTCCCTCCTCACTGGGTGAGGTGCTCTCCCCTTCCCTCGTGTCAGTGGTGGGAAGTGCCCATCTGCAGCCACAGTCTGAGCCCAGCTCCTGTCTCCTTGCAGACGCAGCTGCCATCTTGCTGGATGAGCAGAACAAGAGGCCCTGCCGGAAGTTTCTACTGACAGGTAAGGTGCCCTGCTCGGTCCaggtccctccctgcccccccgcCTGCCTGGGACCCATCTGGCCTGCCCGGACCTCTGCACAGCGCGCCCCCCGCCCTCACCCCAGCCACCACCCTGAGCCTGCTTCATGATCTCAGTCACCGGGGGCCTTCCCAGGGGCTTGTGCCTTATGACAGCCAGGGCTTGGTCCTCAGCTCTTCAGACCTCAGCGTGTGATTTTATCAGGTCACCCAGGACAGGCAAGCGCTGGGTGAGCAAGAGCCTGTGAGTCAATCCAGGAGACATCGATGGGTGTAATAGACTGGCTGATTAAGTTAGCCTGGGAGCCCGACCTTCACCGCGCCCTCCCTCCTGGCAGGCACAGCTGGAGATGCTAACAGGTCAACAACAGCGAGAAGCTTCAGAGTTCACACAAAGGATGCTGGGTGTTGCTTTCACTGCCCTGTACCCAGCTAATAAAGATGCATGTAGTTCCAAGAGACAGAAACCTCAGCAAGTGAAGGAGCCAAAGGCAGGTGAAAACAAGGCTAGGAAGAACAGGGCAAGGCCGGAGAGCAGTTCGTCTCCTCCAGGCTGATCCCGAGGTCCTGTGTGCTCACTAAGGGTCTGGCCCTGAGTTTCCTTGCAGCCAAAGCAAAGAGCAACAGCATGGTGGTTAGCAAGGTGTAAGAGGGAGCTTGGCACCTGGACAGGCACTGCTGTTGACCTCGGAAAGCGGGGTGAACGGCTATGCTCCCCTCAGAAGACGGCGCAGCCCCCAGTGTCCCCTGAACAGGTGTGGTCCGCGAGGCTGTCTTAGGACACCTCTATcccctgtgtttgtttttttcctaatttttattggagtccagttggtttacagtgttgtcttAGTTTCGGGTGTACGGCAGAGTGGTTCAGTTACACGTGTATTTATATCCACtgtttgttttagattcttttctcatataggccattacagagtattcagtagagttccccgtgctatacagcagattcttattggttatctattttatatcaggagggtgtatatgtcagtcttagtttatccctcccccagccccacagtCTCTTAGTTTGAGATACTTTTTAGTCTCCACAGTTGAGATTCGGAAAGCCACCCTGGACCTTGGTACCTCCTTgacaatgctgctgtgaaagcCTTTCTGGGGAAGCAGTCCAGCTACTTGTGCCCCACCCCTAACCATGAGCCATGGGCAGGGGCCGCCAGGGGGGTGGGCACGAGGAATCAGGACCCTCACAGGGTCCTACCATAGTTTGATGGGACTGGGGTAGGGGGAGTTGACAGGGGACAAGCCTCCAGAGGCTTAATGGAACCCAGTCActagaggggcttccctcatagctcagttggtaaagaatccacctgcaatgcaggagaccccggttcaattcctgggtcgggaagagccactggagaagggataggctacccattccaatattcttgggcttcccttgtggctcagctggtaaagaatccacctgcaatgagagagacttgggttcgatctctaggttgggaagatcccccggagaagggaaagcctacccactccagtattctggcctggagaattccacggaccgtacactctatgggatcgcaaagagttggacctgactgagcgactttcactcactcactcactctaagCTACAGTGGACTTTGGTCTCCAGCCAGGGAAGGGTTGTGAGCAGGGCCTGGGGACCATCAGGCGGTTCTGGCAGCCCCTGTGCCCAGGCCAGAGAGAGTGCAGCTACTTCTTCAGGGCTGGAGTGGCCACTCCTCAGTCCCTGACACTAGCTGGCCCCTCCTCAGGCTGCCCCTCAGCCCGTGGGGGAGTCCGTTCCAGCAGTGACTAATTCTGTCCTCCCGTTGTAGGCCAGTGCGACTTTGGCTCCAACTGCCGCTTCTCCCACATGTCAGAGCGAGACCTGCAGGAGCTGAGCGTCCAGGTGGAGGGTGCGTCTCTGgggggccctgggctgggggcaggggtgctggGGGGGTTGCTGCCCtgcgcctccccccaccccctcttttGTGACCGCCACGTCCGGTAGCCCGTGGCATCAGGAGCCGCCTTCAGTTCACCCCGGGCACGAGTGGGGAAGGAGCCAGGAGCTCCCATCCGCGTCCCCGGCTGGGTTTACAGTGAGATGCATGGCTTCCTGCCCAGGAGTCCTGAGGGTGTGCCTCAGCCCCACTGGGGCCCTGCTAGCCTGCCCTTCATTCTTGTACACCCACCCTCCCTTCCTTAGTCAGGCCACGTGTTTGGGGTCCCTGCTTGGCCCCTGGCAGATCCCCTGTTGCCGCTCTGGGTCCGTGGAGATGAAGAGAGCACCTTCCCTGACCTCAGGGTGCTCTATGGAAAGGCGAGGTCAGCGTCTGCCTGGAGACTGGCCTGTCCACCTTTGTCTGCCATTCACTTCTTactgctgcaattagagaaaagggaattccctCTTAGGTGGTCTTTGTCGATCTTCTGCTGCCCCTCACTGAACCCATGGAGAAGCAGCCTCGCGTGAGCCCCTGGCGAGCACGGTGCCTCCGTCCACGTGGCCAGTGAGCGTCTGGGGTGGCCTGGCCTTCACCCTCATCCCCCGATGGGCCTCGCTCCCCTCTGACCGTCAGACCCCGTGGGCAGTGCCTGCCCTGGGGGGCTGGTGGCAGTGTGGCTGCAGCCCTGGCACAGACAGAGGCCTCTCAGCGCTTTTCCAGGGCAGAAGTGAGGCCCATGGGCTGGACCAGCGCATCCCAGCCACCAGCTGTATCTGCAGctcctccccaccaccatctctcagaACCGGAGGCCCGTGGAGCGAGGCGTGCACAGGCTCTGCCCTGTTCTGCAGCCTGCGCTGTCTCCCCGACCCCGGGAGGGTTTGGACCCTCCTGAAGACCAGGCTTTCAACACGCATTATCCCGTGTCCACCTCCAGAAAGCTGGGGGGCAGCCAGGGTTTGCTCTCCATTTGATGAGGAAGCAGGGGGAGGCCTGGGGGAGCTGCCTGGGGAGGCAGGTGTCTGCAGGTGGAGACAGGCCAGAGGCTTTGCTCCTGGCCTCCCAgcctgtgccccccaccccacaagtTTCCACCTGCCGTGTGGGAGCATGGGGGTGAGTATGCCCCTCACTCAggcctgtctgtctgtcccccCAGAGGAGAGGCGGGCCAGGGAGTGGCCGCTAGATGTCGCCGAGCTTCCTGAGGTCTGCCTGGAGGACTGGCTGGAGAAGCGAGCCAAGCGGCTGAGCTCCGCCCCAAGCAGCAGGTACAGGCCCCGGGGTCCCCCCTCCGTGCCCTCCAGGAGCAGGACCCCAGCCAGCTCACCCTTGTCGCCACCAACTGCCCAGGGACCAGACATGGATGCCCACATAGGACTCCGTAGGGGGCCCACATCGGGGCTCTCGGTCCCCAGGCCCTGGCCAGAGGCTGATGGGCACTCACTTGTAGGCTCCCGTGCCCAGCCTTGGTGGCTCTCCCCTTATAGCAGTCTGCATGGGCTGAAGGTGGGCAGGTGCCCAAGCCAGCTTGAGTCCACATCACCAGGTATCCCTTCCCAGAGGGAGGGACCTGACCATGGTCACTGTCCCCTCTAGACCCTGCCAGAGGGCCACGGTTGCCCTGACCCtgcagaaggggaagggaggctcATGGGAGGTGTGACTTGTCGGGGGGCACACAGCTCTGAGCGGGCAGAGCTGGGATGGCACAGGGGGGTGACAGACTCCTCGCCGTTGACCttgaggagggggctggggtggggctggcccGGCTGCTGCCTGGGCCCAGCACTCAGAAGGCCCAGGAGTAGACGGGGTGCCCTTTACCCCTTATATGGGGAGCAGCCTGGGTCAGGAACCCAGGTTCTGCCCTTCAAGGTCACGGCCAAGGCCAGAGCCAGGGCTCCTGGGGCCTTCCACCAGGTAttgagagagaagggaggaagagggctAAGGGGTGTGCTCAGGAGCTGCCTGACGTGGTGAGGTCGCCCGCGCCTGGCTGCACTGGGGCTGCAGAATCGGTGATGTCTGCGGTGGGGCCTCGTGGCCTGCGGCCCGGCGGCACAGTCTGTGGGGTGAGGCCTCCCCTTGAGGCTCCAACAGGGGGTGAGGGCCAAGCCTCCTGCCTTCTCCATGCCCCAGTGAGGAGAGCTTGTTaagctgttttaaaattaatcctGCTTTTAAATCTGTGCCCCCGACCTTGAAAACACACAGTGCAGCCATGAATCTTAGGTCGGAGCGTGACAGCCCCTCTTTCTGGTCCTGTCAGGAGCCATTATGACCTTGGCGGTCCATCCTCCACACAGCTGCCCCAGCCAGCTTCTAGAGAGCTCCCCGGCCTGACCCCTGCTGAAACCCTCCGGGCCTCCTCCCCCTCAGGGGAGCCTGGACTCCGCCCACCTTGAAGGGCCCTGGCTAACTTCTCTGCTGCCTCTGTGGCCCGTGGGGGTCGCCTTCTCACCTCCCCTGTCCGGCCTCAGTTGTCAGGACGCTTGGCGGCTGCTTAGATGTGGTGGGCGTTCCTGATTTCGGGGCGCCTTGTGCTATTTCCTCGGCCTggaactgccccccacccccgccacgtCTGCCTGGGAGAGTCAGACTCATCCTTCAAGCATTAGCTGAGCCGTCTCCCCTCCCCTGGCCCGCCCCGCCCTGGGCCTCCCCCTCACAGCCCAGAGCACACTGGCTGAGGAGAGCGTTTGGGGAGAGGGGCCCGGCCCGGGGGACCATTCCTGGGTGTTTGTGCCACGGGCGCCTGGTGGGGACGGGTCTGGTGGCCCCTCTACCTCTTGGGGTGTGTCTGTTTCCCCCGTCCGGGGACACCCAGGGCTCAGATGGCTGCCTGACCCACCTGGGGCCACCCAGCCCCAAGGGCTCCGACCCCCCCAGGCCGAGCAGAGCTAGGCCAGCCCTCCTGGTGAAGGGGAGATGCAGGCTGGAGGGGGCTGCTTgcgtgtcccccacccccaccctggcagACTGACCCTGAGGGACCTGCCAGAGCGGGCAGTGCTGGGACGTGGGGGCCAGCCTCAGACCAGCAGGCTAATCCCTGGCCAGGCCAGGGCTCATTGCGCTTTCCATTGTTGGCACTTCAGATTGTGACTTGATCTGTCTTAATCTCCCCTCTGCACCCCTCTCCGAGCCGGGCGCTCCTGTTCAGCCCAGGCGCCTCCCTGAGACTCTCTCTAACTGGGCCCAGGGCCGGGGACaacaagagagaagagaaagctgCCCCTGTCCCCGTGACGGTCCCCGTCTGCTCTGTGCGGGCTGGAGGGGTGCACCCTGACGGCTTGGGCCTGCGGGCCGGGGGAACATGCCCTTCTCCTGGCGGGAGCCCTTGGCCGCCTGGGCATCTGTCTGGGGTCCAGAGGCAGGATAGGGCTCCCCGCTGGGTCACGCCCTCTCTGTGGAGCAGCGGGGCTTGGCCAGCAGCCAGGCATCCCTTCCAGCAGCCTCGGGGCCTCCCCGCTCACTCCCACCCTTTTCTGCGGCTGCTGGAGTTTATGAACTCTCCCCAACG harbors:
- the ZMAT5 gene encoding zinc finger matrin-type protein 5, whose translation is MGKRYFCDYCDRSFQDNLHNRKKHLNGLQHLKAKKLWYDMFRDAAAILLDEQNKRPCRKFLLTGQCDFGSNCRFSHMSERDLQELSVQVEEERRAREWPLDVAELPEVCLEDWLEKRAKRLSSAPSSRAEPVRATVFQYPVGWPPVQELPPSLRAPPPGGWPLQPSVQWG